From the Candidatus Bathyarchaeota archaeon genome, one window contains:
- a CDS encoding ABC transporter permease produces the protein MDLHTLKTTLSLLKAEIQRAWRFPILELAIGFIVLISITATPNMFKIIPQIQLQTTLDSTITTAIYNIIDLQMLPLGLFCVLLLSLSFARDYEQGLMQTLLSSPLSRSSVFIAKFAAVVVPLTLLSWIVMLCTLALNFYSDPNLLLRSIQFAAWALPVTVLAMMFYGGLAVFISLSVRRTIPSALITTITSFVLYYLSTLTVGASSLFNYLSLSPYKAPITTLGKVFGVVQNSNPFERSLPTEIFLVVSIVYALGFVVPMYFYFTRRFEVRE, from the coding sequence ATGGATTTGCATACACTCAAAACTACGCTGTCATTGCTCAAAGCCGAGATTCAAAGAGCTTGGCGTTTTCCTATACTTGAATTGGCAATCGGCTTCATAGTGCTAATTTCCATTACTGCAACCCCAAACATGTTCAAAATCATTCCTCAAATCCAGCTACAAACCACTTTAGACTCAACTATAACCACCGCCATTTACAACATAATAGACCTGCAAATGCTGCCTTTGGGGCTGTTTTGCGTCCTCTTATTGTCGCTGTCTTTTGCTAGGGACTACGAACAAGGGTTAATGCAGACTCTCCTCTCATCACCGCTGTCACGCTCATCGGTTTTTATAGCGAAATTTGCTGCAGTGGTTGTTCCTTTGACCCTTCTATCTTGGATTGTTATGCTTTGCACGTTGGCTTTGAATTTCTATTCAGACCCTAATTTGCTGTTGCGGAGCATTCAGTTTGCTGCTTGGGCGCTTCCCGTTACGGTTTTAGCCATGATGTTTTATGGTGGATTAGCAGTATTCATCTCGCTGTCTGTTAGACGTACAATTCCATCTGCGTTGATTACAACAATTACAAGTTTTGTCCTGTACTACCTAAGTACCCTAACCGTAGGCGCCAGTTCTTTGTTCAATTATCTGTCATTATCCCCCTACAAAGCACCTATAACAACCCTTGGCAAAGTCTTTGGTGTAGTACAAAACAGCAACCCCTTTGAACGTAGCTTACCAACGGAGATTTTTCTGGTCGTAAGCATAGTTTACGCTTTGGGTTTTGTGGTTCCAATGTATTTTTACTTCACCCGGAGGTTTGAAGTACGAGAATAA
- a CDS encoding ABC transporter ATP-binding protein gives MNSDVLGRFENVVKRFNNAEALCGLSFDLHRGVNGLIGPNGAGKTTTLKLSLGLIKATSGSAQLLGFDCWRESLKIRRKVGVLYEKVAFYDHLSGLEYLKLMAKFKDVSDVLGDSKRVLKLVALDTEAQHRRIGGYSAGMRQRIGLAQALLGTPELVILDEPTSNLDPIGRTQVLNLINSLKKDCSFIISSHILPELEKICEHVILMHNGQAVRQGSLTRMLSEVDSSVFLVKVEPATAVAELLRSEECVKDVTAVEGSLVVVAKNPVVFKQRLPAVVAQANASLEEVKAAGNDLEALFKTTVSGD, from the coding sequence AGTTAAACGTTTCAATAATGCTGAGGCGCTGTGCGGGTTAAGTTTTGATCTGCACAGGGGCGTAAATGGTTTGATTGGGCCAAACGGCGCTGGCAAAACAACCACTCTGAAATTGAGTTTAGGTTTGATTAAGGCAACTTCTGGTAGTGCGCAGCTTTTAGGGTTTGATTGCTGGCGGGAATCGTTAAAGATTAGGCGTAAAGTCGGCGTTTTGTATGAGAAAGTAGCGTTTTATGATCATTTGTCTGGGCTTGAATACCTTAAACTGATGGCTAAGTTTAAGGATGTTTCTGATGTGTTGGGCGATAGTAAACGGGTTTTGAAGCTTGTTGCACTTGATACTGAGGCTCAGCACAGACGTATCGGCGGCTATTCTGCGGGTATGCGTCAAAGAATTGGACTTGCACAGGCATTGCTGGGTACGCCTGAACTGGTAATACTTGATGAGCCTACCTCAAACCTTGACCCCATAGGACGTACCCAAGTGCTTAACCTCATAAACTCCTTAAAAAAAGACTGCTCCTTCATCATCTCCAGCCACATTCTGCCCGAACTAGAAAAAATCTGTGAACACGTCATCCTCATGCATAACGGACAAGCTGTACGGCAAGGTTCCTTGACTCGGATGCTAAGTGAAGTTGATTCCAGTGTATTCTTGGTCAAGGTCGAGCCTGCAACTGCTGTTGCTGAATTGCTGCGAAGTGAGGAATGCGTTAAAGATGTTACTGCGGTTGAGGGCAGTTTGGTTGTGGTTGCCAAAAACCCTGTTGTGTTCAAGCAACGTTTGCCCGCTGTTGTAGCGCAAGCGAATGCTTCACTTGAAGAAGTGAAAGCTGCAGGGAACGATTTAGAAGCCCTGTTCAAAACAACCGTTTCAGGAGACTAA